One genomic region from Deltaproteobacteria bacterium encodes:
- a CDS encoding CoA transferase: MYAPLKNIHILDFSRLLPGPFCSHLLSELGAKVTVVEAPFLEKILEFPNLQKNKKQISLNLKEKKSFQKIEKLIQKSEVLLEGFRPGVMQRLGLSFDRVQKINPEILYCSISGYGSEPGQKEEARAGHDLNFLAESGFLSDLYLNKDPQVPGLPLGDLIAGQQAAFQIVSALHEVKSKKKALHLNLSIYESVQKFLHPFEGVKQAVAPLFSEGLARYQVYKTADKKFLVVAALEEKFWQALIQHLKIPQQLLDSGESAIKNHLKKLFLLHPLAFWLKELAHPDFCVSEVKKYPS, encoded by the coding sequence ATGTACGCTCCTCTCAAAAATATTCATATCCTCGATTTTTCACGTCTACTTCCTGGCCCTTTTTGTTCTCATTTACTTTCCGAGTTGGGGGCAAAAGTGACGGTGGTGGAAGCTCCTTTTCTTGAAAAAATTTTAGAATTTCCAAATCTCCAAAAAAACAAAAAACAAATTTCATTAAACCTGAAAGAAAAAAAATCTTTTCAAAAAATTGAGAAGCTTATTCAAAAAAGTGAAGTGTTGTTGGAAGGCTTCCGCCCTGGTGTAATGCAGCGTTTAGGGCTTTCCTTTGATCGAGTTCAAAAGATAAATCCAGAGATCCTTTATTGTTCTATTAGTGGTTATGGCAGTGAGCCTGGACAAAAAGAAGAGGCCAGGGCAGGGCATGATCTTAATTTTTTGGCGGAATCTGGATTTTTAAGTGATTTGTATTTAAATAAAGACCCTCAGGTGCCAGGCCTCCCTTTGGGGGATTTGATTGCGGGCCAACAGGCGGCCTTTCAGATTGTTTCTGCCTTGCATGAAGTGAAGAGTAAAAAGAAGGCCTTGCATTTAAATCTTTCTATTTATGAAAGTGTTCAAAAATTTCTACATCCCTTCGAGGGAGTGAAGCAGGCTGTGGCACCTCTTTTTTCAGAGGGGCTCGCCCGTTATCAGGTGTATAAAACCGCCGATAAAAAATTTTTAGTCGTTGCCGCCCTGGAAGAAAAATTTTGGCAGGCCCTCATTCAACACTTAAAAATTCCACAACAGCTTTTGGATAGCGGTGAATCGGCAATAAAAAACCACCTTAAAAAACTTTTTCTTTTACACCCTCTTGCTTTTTGGTTGAAAGAATTGGCACATCCCGATTTCTGCGTCAGTGAAGTAAAAAAATATCCCTCCTGA
- a CDS encoding homoserine dehydrogenase, whose product MNFSKAKKSKISLGLIGTGTVGGGVLEILRDQKKFLKNKLGFDLEIKKVATLVPTEAQHLGVNKSQIVASWKDIVNDPEIDIVIELIGGTGVAKEIICQSIQNKKQVVTANKALLAMHGKEIFDLAARHEAQVCFEASVGGGIPVLRALREAFAACEINSLQAIINGTCNYILSEMADKGAGFQQTLKEAQRLGYAEQDPTFDIEGIDAAHKLCILISMAFGVFVPLKQIYTQGITELSPLDFECANRFGYCIKLLAIAKKNQDGLEARVHPTMIPLTSPLSSVKDVFNAILIEGTPLGRSLFYGRGAGRGPTASAVMGDVVEIARRLVSGSPVITPPLGFVREALQNGKLKALEKINSAYYLRFSVLDRPGALSKITGLLGKEGISIASVYQHELDLGKKVPVVLLTHPSSEEKMQKALKKIDRLSFIKEKTLRIRIEHG is encoded by the coding sequence ATGAATTTTTCCAAAGCTAAAAAATCCAAAATCTCCCTAGGCCTCATCGGAACTGGTACCGTCGGCGGTGGGGTGTTGGAAATTTTGCGAGATCAAAAAAAGTTTTTAAAAAACAAATTGGGTTTTGATTTGGAAATTAAGAAGGTTGCCACCCTGGTTCCTACTGAAGCGCAGCACTTGGGAGTCAACAAATCTCAAATCGTTGCTTCGTGGAAAGATATCGTGAATGACCCCGAAATTGATATCGTGATTGAGCTCATCGGGGGGACTGGCGTTGCAAAAGAAATTATCTGTCAATCCATTCAGAATAAAAAACAGGTGGTCACTGCCAATAAGGCCTTGCTTGCCATGCACGGAAAAGAAATTTTTGATTTGGCCGCCAGGCATGAAGCGCAAGTTTGTTTTGAGGCTTCGGTGGGAGGTGGCATCCCCGTTTTGCGAGCCTTGCGCGAGGCCTTTGCGGCTTGTGAAATTAACTCCTTGCAAGCCATCATCAATGGCACCTGTAATTATATCCTCAGTGAAATGGCCGATAAGGGGGCCGGATTTCAACAAACCCTGAAAGAGGCGCAGCGCCTGGGTTACGCAGAACAAGATCCTACCTTTGATATCGAAGGCATCGATGCCGCCCACAAGCTTTGCATCCTCATTTCTATGGCCTTCGGTGTTTTTGTGCCCCTAAAACAAATTTATACTCAGGGGATTACCGAACTCAGCCCTCTGGATTTTGAATGTGCCAATCGTTTTGGTTATTGCATCAAGTTGCTGGCCATCGCAAAAAAGAACCAAGATGGTTTGGAAGCCCGAGTGCATCCCACAATGATCCCCTTAACGAGTCCGCTGTCTTCTGTAAAAGATGTCTTTAACGCCATTCTGATTGAAGGCACGCCCTTGGGGCGATCGTTGTTCTATGGACGTGGAGCGGGCAGGGGGCCCACGGCCTCTGCGGTGATGGGCGATGTGGTGGAGATTGCGCGACGCCTGGTGAGTGGATCTCCTGTGATTACGCCCCCTCTGGGTTTTGTCCGGGAAGCGCTGCAAAATGGAAAATTGAAAGCGCTGGAAAAAATTAATTCGGCTTATTATTTGCGTTTTTCTGTTTTGGACCGGCCCGGGGCCTTGTCGAAAATTACGGGTCTTTTGGGAAAAGAAGGAATTAGCATTGCCTCGGTGTATCAACATGAATTAGATCTGGGTAAAAAAGTTCCGGTGGTTTTGTTGACTCATCCTTCGAGTGAAGAAAAAATGCAGAAGGCGTTGAAAAAAATTGATCGATTGTCGTTCATTAAAGAAAAAACCTTAAGGATTCGAATTGAACATGGCTAA
- a CDS encoding DUF2442 domain-containing protein yields MKKNLNKNGSISLKGKSVRFDEEYLHVLLKDGRMISTPLKWYKPLQKASLQQLARYHFICKETGIEWPDLDYHLSIESMFLGLTHSKVA; encoded by the coding sequence ATGAAAAAGAATTTAAACAAAAATGGAAGCATTTCTTTAAAAGGTAAATCTGTCCGCTTTGATGAAGAATATCTCCATGTTCTTTTGAAAGATGGTCGTATGATTTCTACTCCTTTAAAGTGGTACAAACCGCTTCAAAAAGCATCTCTGCAACAGCTTGCTCGTTATCACTTTATTTGTAAAGAGACTGGCATAGAATGGCCAGATTTGGATTATCATTTAAGTATTGAATCTATGTTTTTAGGCTTAACCCATTCAAAAGTTGCTTAA
- a CDS encoding DUF2752 domain-containing protein — MTKKKFEIVALLFLFSLFLFSFVAPLNSLDSVPLCIFKTLTHFDCPGCGLSRSFLSLSHGHFLGAIRHNALGPVVYLLFLLYFFKALFAFFSSSWIQYLQKPLFQNPFSYYSFAFLFWGQWIFKLCKAFLV; from the coding sequence ATGACAAAGAAAAAGTTTGAAATCGTCGCCCTCCTTTTTCTGTTTTCTTTGTTTCTTTTCAGCTTTGTCGCCCCATTGAATAGTCTGGATTCCGTCCCCCTGTGTATTTTTAAAACCCTTACCCATTTTGATTGCCCGGGTTGTGGCTTAAGTCGTTCCTTTCTGAGTCTTTCCCATGGCCATTTTCTGGGCGCCATCCGCCACAATGCATTGGGTCCAGTCGTGTATCTTTTGTTCCTTTTATATTTTTTTAAGGCCTTATTTGCTTTTTTTTCTTCAAGCTGGATTCAATATCTGCAAAAGCCACTTTTTCAAAATCCCTTCTCTTATTACAGTTTTGCCTTCCTTTTTTGGGGGCAATGGATTTTCAAGCTTTGTAAAGCTTTTTTAGTTTGA
- a CDS encoding SRPBCC family protein yields the protein MAATTSKVTINAPIKTVYEVVTDFESYPEFLSGSKGVKILSKKTGSLQVEFKVDLIKTISYTLDFKLVAPKECSWTLVKGDFMKSNTGSWKLKEVKKGITEANYEIEIGFGLLVPGNIANILVGKNLPAMMKEFKDRAEAMSE from the coding sequence ATGGCTGCCACCACAAGCAAAGTTACCATCAACGCCCCTATAAAAACCGTTTACGAAGTGGTGACCGACTTTGAATCTTACCCTGAGTTTTTGAGTGGCTCCAAGGGAGTAAAAATTCTGTCCAAAAAAACAGGATCTCTGCAGGTAGAATTCAAGGTAGACCTTATCAAAACCATTTCTTACACCCTGGATTTTAAACTCGTTGCTCCTAAAGAATGTAGTTGGACTTTAGTGAAGGGAGATTTCATGAAATCCAACACGGGTTCCTGGAAATTGAAAGAAGTTAAAAAAGGAATCACCGAAGCGAACTATGAAATCGAAATCGGTTTTGGCTTGCTGGTACCGGGCAACATCGCTAACATCCTGGTGGGTAAAAATCTTCCAGCCATGATGAAAGAATTCAAAGATCGAGCGGAGGCCATGAGTGAGTAA
- the glpX gene encoding class II fructose-bisphosphatase: MDRNLALEMARVTEAAALSSARLMGRGDSMAADQAAVDSMRRALNSIPFDGTVVIGEGERDEAPMLYIGEKVGCGNGSVLVDIALDPLEGTNLCAYGSPGSISVVAIAEHGQFLHAPDTYMEKIAVGPIGSGKIDINQPVSWNLQRLAKAKNCHMDDLTVIILDRPRHGDIIAEVRRCGARIKLIQDGDVAAAIATCTEETGIDMLIGTGGAPEGVLAAAALRCVGGDMQGRLAFRNDEEKARALKMGIKDLNKVFQIDELAAGDVMFAATGVTTGDFLKGVRFFAGGAETHSVVMRSKTKTIRFIEAVHHFETKPIY; the protein is encoded by the coding sequence ATGGATAGAAACCTAGCCCTAGAAATGGCTCGTGTCACCGAAGCCGCAGCCCTCTCTTCCGCACGACTCATGGGACGCGGAGACAGCATGGCCGCGGATCAAGCCGCTGTCGATTCGATGCGACGCGCGCTCAATTCCATTCCCTTCGATGGCACTGTGGTCATTGGGGAAGGCGAACGCGACGAAGCCCCCATGCTTTATATCGGTGAAAAAGTGGGTTGCGGAAATGGGAGTGTGTTAGTCGATATTGCCCTCGATCCTTTGGAAGGCACCAACCTTTGTGCTTATGGTTCGCCCGGATCTATCTCGGTAGTTGCCATTGCCGAACACGGACAATTTTTACATGCCCCCGATACTTATATGGAGAAAATTGCAGTGGGTCCCATAGGGAGTGGTAAAATAGATATTAACCAACCTGTCTCCTGGAATTTGCAACGACTGGCAAAGGCGAAAAACTGTCATATGGATGATTTGACGGTCATTATTTTAGATAGACCCCGCCACGGTGATATTATCGCCGAAGTAAGACGCTGCGGTGCTCGCATTAAATTAATTCAGGATGGAGATGTGGCTGCTGCAATCGCGACTTGCACCGAAGAAACGGGCATCGATATGCTCATCGGTACCGGTGGTGCTCCTGAAGGCGTTTTGGCTGCAGCGGCTCTGCGTTGCGTGGGAGGAGACATGCAGGGGCGTCTCGCTTTTAGAAATGACGAAGAAAAAGCGCGTGCTTTAAAAATGGGAATCAAAGATTTGAACAAAGTTTTTCAAATCGATGAACTCGCCGCAGGCGATGTCATGTTTGCCGCCACAGGGGTTACCACGGGAGATTTCCTCAAAGGGGTAAGATTCTTTGCAGGTGGTGCGGAAACTCATTCGGTGGTGATGAGAAGTAAAACAAAAACCATTCGATTTATTGAAGCCGTACATCATTTTGAAACAAAACCTATTTATTGA
- a CDS encoding SCP2 sterol-binding domain-containing protein, giving the protein MPLTVKEIFEQRIPERLQQRAEKIANLNAIYQFNITGAEAGEWTIDLTQPGGKVSTGASENAKCTVTIAAENFVDLIDGKLNAQMAFMSGKLKVKGDMGLALKLGTIL; this is encoded by the coding sequence ATGCCTTTAACGGTGAAGGAGATTTTCGAACAACGTATTCCCGAGCGTCTTCAACAAAGAGCTGAAAAAATCGCGAATCTTAATGCCATTTATCAATTCAATATTACAGGTGCAGAAGCGGGCGAGTGGACTATCGACCTCACTCAACCAGGTGGGAAAGTGAGTACAGGGGCTTCAGAAAATGCAAAGTGTACGGTGACTATTGCGGCAGAGAATTTTGTCGATTTGATTGACGGAAAACTTAATGCGCAGATGGCTTTTATGAGCGGAAAATTAAAAGTGAAGGGGGACATGGGATTGGCTTTGAAGTTGGGAACGATTCTTTAG
- a CDS encoding threonine synthase, producing the protein MANHYQGIIKAYPQYLPVQEKSIVSLCEGATPLLEAPKLAERLCPGTTIYLKLEGLNPTGSFKDRGMTYAVSKAHEAGSKAIICASTGNTSASAAAYAARSGLRCIVLIPDGKIALGKLSQAMMHGAEVLQIKGNFDDALRMVKEFSQSGKVTLVNSVNPFRLIGQRTLAYEVVDELGEAPDYHVMPVGNAGNITAHWGGYKTYFEEKKSKKLPKLLGFQAAGAAPIVLGHVVENPETLATAIRIGNPASWQYALEAQRESQGLIDSVTDEEILEAYQFLAREEGYFCEPASAATVAGLFKISRQNNFFKAGEVIVCTLTGHGLKDPDNAIKISPKPKLINASMQELEKVISI; encoded by the coding sequence ATGGCTAATCACTATCAAGGTATTATTAAGGCCTATCCTCAATATTTACCCGTACAAGAAAAATCCATTGTATCGTTGTGCGAAGGGGCCACCCCTTTGCTGGAGGCTCCCAAGCTGGCGGAGCGCCTTTGTCCGGGCACCACCATTTATTTGAAGCTCGAAGGCCTAAACCCCACAGGCTCTTTTAAAGATCGAGGGATGACTTATGCGGTCTCCAAGGCCCACGAAGCAGGATCAAAAGCCATCATCTGTGCCTCCACAGGTAACACTTCTGCGTCGGCGGCGGCTTATGCGGCTCGTTCGGGGCTGCGTTGCATTGTCTTGATTCCCGATGGAAAAATCGCTCTCGGAAAACTTTCGCAGGCCATGATGCATGGGGCTGAGGTGTTACAGATCAAAGGAAATTTTGACGATGCCTTGCGCATGGTGAAAGAATTTTCGCAAAGCGGAAAAGTCACCCTGGTAAATTCGGTGAATCCTTTTCGTCTGATAGGCCAACGCACCCTGGCTTACGAGGTGGTGGACGAATTGGGAGAAGCGCCTGACTATCATGTGATGCCGGTAGGAAACGCTGGAAACATCACGGCGCATTGGGGGGGCTACAAAACTTATTTCGAAGAAAAAAAATCCAAAAAATTGCCAAAGCTCTTGGGCTTTCAAGCCGCGGGGGCAGCGCCCATTGTGTTGGGTCATGTGGTAGAAAATCCAGAGACCTTGGCCACGGCCATTCGAATTGGAAACCCTGCCAGTTGGCAGTATGCCCTGGAGGCCCAGCGAGAATCCCAGGGTTTGATTGACAGTGTCACCGACGAAGAGATACTCGAGGCCTATCAATTTTTAGCGCGTGAAGAAGGATATTTTTGCGAGCCCGCTTCGGCTGCAACCGTTGCGGGGCTGTTTAAAATTTCCAGGCAAAATAATTTCTTCAAAGCGGGAGAGGTGATTGTCTGTACCCTTACCGGGCATGGCCTGAAAGATCCGGATAATGCGATAAAAATTTCGCCAAAACCAAAGTTGATTAATGCCTCGATGCAGGAGTTGGAAAAAGTTATTTCGATATAG
- a CDS encoding DUF4160 domain-containing protein — MPTLLRKNGFQFFFYANEHEPMHIHVVKAGNFAKIDLNHFGVFQNTLSKKELSSALAITKEYEKEFKQKWKHFFKR; from the coding sequence ATGCCGACTTTACTTAGAAAAAATGGATTTCAATTTTTCTTCTACGCAAATGAACATGAGCCAATGCACATTCATGTGGTCAAAGCAGGTAATTTCGCTAAAATCGATTTGAATCACTTTGGAGTTTTTCAAAATACTCTCAGTAAAAAGGAATTAAGTAGTGCGCTAGCAATTACAAAAGAATATGAAAAAGAATTTAAACAAAAATGGAAGCATTTCTTTAAAAGGTAA